The genomic stretch TCTAAGTCTTTTTCTGTTATCATATTTATATTTTTTTATAGTGTATATATTCAATTCTGTCGGGGAAATGCTCTAATAATTTTTTAATCCATAAATCTGCAACATCCAATGAATTAAAGTCCCCGCTGCCGCACGAATCCTTTCGTGTGGTCAGTCATCTTAAAAGTCAAACATTCTAAAAACCACAATGTCATCCAACATTCCTTTTTCATCAGAATAATCAATTGCGTTACTGTATCTATAATCTTCCGCACGAAAAACCAAACCTGTTTCAACTGGATTTTGGTGCACGTAATTTATTTTTTGATTGATTACATGATTGCTCCACAACTCAATAGGTTTATTATCATGTCTCCAAAATTGATATTGATTTACGTTGGAAGTTTTTGCACCTTCTTTAAGAAAGAAATTCAAGAGAAATTCTTTTCTGCTTTCTATAGGGTTTTCTTTTATAGTATTAACAATTGTCTTGCTTGTAAATCGTTTGAAATCACCAATCAGAAGTTCTGGTTTCTGACCATCGATACTTCGAAAAACTAAATGTACATGGCTTAACATAACGCACCATGCATTTATTTCTAAGCCTTTATTCTTCTGACAAAATAAACTATCTAAAAGAATTTCTTTGTATTCATTTAGGATAAATACATCAAGCCATCCTACGACAGGAAAACTTATGAAGTATAAACCTTCAGGATTATGAAATTTGCAATTTCTGCTCATCATTGTATGTTTTTATAAAGGTAAAAAATAGTACAATCTGAGTAGTTAGAATTTAAAATAATAAGCCACACGATGTAATCGTGCGGCAGCGCGGGGCTCAAACGAGACAGATTTTTTAATTTACTAAGTTTTTAAGAATTTTTATACCTACTTTTTTACTTCATATACATAAAAATCACCATGTTCCTGGTCAGTCTTTGAATTATAGTATTCATGAAAAATAAACAATTCAGGACTTTTATCATTATTAATATCCATGCTTCTGAAAGTAATCCAATTCCTATCATTACTTTCTTTAATAGGCAGCTTATATTTTTCATAGCCTTTTATATCCATAAAATATTCTTTGCCATTTTTTCTAATCTGATAATCTTTTGTTGTCCAATCACTCGTATTATTATACTTCTTCTGAAATTCTACAAAATTAGTAAAATCTAAATTCATCAATTCTGATTGAAATTTAAATGCCTTTAAGGCCTTAATAGAATCATTATTTTTGATTAAAGGTAAGATATTGTCAGTGTTTTTTATTGGTATACCATTTTTCCAAACTTTAAAAAAATTATCATTAATGTATATACAGAATAAGCTGTCATTAGTATAAGCAGTAGCGTTATCGGTATACGTTTGCTCTTTGAAGAGTTTACTAATTTTTATTTGTTTATGTTTATCTTTTGTACTTTCTTTTGTACAGGATACAAAAAATAAAAAAATGCAAAAAAAACTAAATCTCGGCAAGTATTTTTTTAATGCCTCCAAATTCATTAAGTTGAACATCATAGGTAATAATTTTTGTGTGTTTAGGGTCTCCCGGTATAGGGTCTTTAATTTTAATCATAAGCAAGCTGTATTAAGTAAATAAGGCTAACGTAATCTTATTTTGTAAATTCCAAAATAATCATTTAATGAAGGATCAAATGCAAACTTTTGATGAGTAATTAAATTTTCAATCACAACAATATCATGATCTTTGAAAAAAGAAGAATTAAAAAAAGGATGAATATTCACATCGCAAAAATAAATCTCTGCAATGTAAGGTGTTGCGACCCACTGCCTTTTCATATTTTGTCTTTCCAAAAGATAATTACATATAGATGTTGCAAAAGTAGCATAGCCAATACAATTAGTTTTTCCATAATTTATTAACAAATTCGGATCAGTATTACATTTTGCAAAAGTGAAATTTAACTTCTCAGACGTACATTTCTGAGAAGTATTAATAATTTCGCTCAAAAATGTAGTTGGATATCTATTATTTTCGTTAATAATCATAATAATATTTTCATCACGCATTTTATGCGATGCTCTTTTTTTATCAATTTTGTAAGAAAAGAGAGCACAAAAAATGCTCTCTCTATTAAAGATGATAATTAAAAAGAGTGATCCTAAAAAAATACGGGTTTTGTATTTTTTCATGATAAATATTAACTTTTGTATGTTACAGCTCCTGTAGAAAAAAAGTATAAAAATTATTTTAGAAATGGAAAGAATTAATAATATTATCCAATATAGTCAATGTATGAGACTTCGCTCTTGCTTTTTCCATATTAATGTGACTAATACTATAGGAATTTGCAACCATTCAATTAAAATACTCAAAATAAATGGAAATTTATCATTAATTGATAAAACATTATAGAGACTCCCTTCATAAGTCCAAACACTATAAAATAACAAAAAAAGAATAAATTGTTATTGTATAATTTATTAACCAAAACCATCTTAAATTTTTCATTCTATTATTATTCTTAAAGTACTAGCTACAAAAACCCAGTTAAAAT from Chryseobacterium indoltheticum encodes the following:
- a CDS encoding transposase, which translates into the protein MMSRNCKFHNPEGLYFISFPVVGWLDVFILNEYKEILLDSLFCQKNKGLEINAWCVMLSHVHLVFRSIDGQKPELLIGDFKRFTSKTIVNTIKENPIESRKEFLLNFFLKEGAKTSNVNQYQFWRHDNKPIELWSNHVINQKINYVHQNPVETGLVFRAEDYRYSNAIDYSDEKGMLDDIVVFRMFDF